The proteins below are encoded in one region of Carassius auratus strain Wakin linkage group LG44F, ASM336829v1, whole genome shotgun sequence:
- the LOC113068251 gene encoding granulins-like — protein sequence MVPVLIFFMAALVAADEPMMELSGQLESDSASVSVVYCDACNTCPNGKTCCRSPHGIWYCCPVPMGQCCRDGRHCCRHGYHCSPRSTHCLRGWLKIPSSAELATKAIQKPQSVPIDQAPEWKSQTESVHCNGNLFCSTEQFCCKTAAGQWGCCNEMVL from the exons ATGGTTCCAGTGTTGATTTTCTTCATGGCAGCTCTTGTAGCTGCAGATGAGCCAATGATGGAGCTCTCAGGCCAATTAGAGTCTGACAGtgcctctgtttctgtggtataCTGTGATGCTTGTAATACATGTCCTAATGGAAAAACATGCTGTCGTTCTCCTCATGGTATTTGGTACTGCTGCCCAGTCCCAATG GGTCAGTGCTGCAGAGATGGACGTCATTGCTGTCGTCATGGTTATCACTGCAGTCCGAGATCCACCCATTGTTTGAGGGGGTGGCTGAAAATTCCATCTTCTGCTGAGCTGGCCACCAAGGCTATCCAGAAACCTCAG TCTGTCCCCATTGACCAGGCTCCAGAATGGAAGAGCCAGACTGAGTCAGTTCATTGTAATGGAAATCTCTTCTGCTCTACTGAGCAGTTCTGTTGCAAGACAGCAGCCGGCCAGTGGGGTTGCTGCAATG agATGGTGTTGTAA